ACTCTTCAATCAGCCGCCGGGTATCTTCCCAAACATGCCCCAGTTCCCGTAGAGACATTCCCTGAACCTTATACTCGGAAATCGCTTTCGCTCCGTCTACCACTTCAATATCAGGATTTATGGGAACTTCCAAGGAGGCATTGGAAAACATCTGTTGATTCTCCGGCTCTAAAATCCAGTCCACAAAAGCCTGTAGGCTCTCATCATTAGGGCCGTCCTTGATTCTTCCGAAACCGGCGGCGTTAACCACGGCGCCCATTTCCCCCTCTTCCTGATCGGGATAAATTGCATCCACATTGTTGTTGGAAGGCTCCGCCAGTTGCTGATGGAAATAATAGTTGTTTACCAGGCCGAACTTGAACTCTCCCGCCCCTACGGCTCGACGAATATCCCCATGGCCTTGGAGAATTCCCCCGGCGTTATCACTTACCCCTTCAATCCATTCCATGGTCCGCTCATCTCCCCACTCATTTCGAAGGGCGGATACGTGACCGATCATTCCTCCGTTGCCTCCCCGGGTGATGGCGAAGGCCTCTTCATACTGAGAATCCGTGAGCTCCCAGATGTTTTTGGGCATTTCCTCTTCCGTAATCAAGTCTTTATTGTACATCAGTACCCGGGTTCTTGCGGATAGAGCAATCCAGGAGTTATCCTCCCCCCGGTACTGTTCATCAATCCCGGTGAATTCTTCTCTTTCAATAGATTCTAAGAGGCCTTCCATTCTTAAGTGCTCCAGGGCACCGACGTCATTGGAGATAAAAACATCCCCCTGTACGTTGCCGGACTCTTCTTTTACCCGGTTGACAATGGTCTCTCCCCCATGAAGGGCCTGTACTTCAATTCCCGTATCTTCTTCGAACTTCTCCAAAAGGGCGTTTACAAAGTTTTCATTTCTTGCAGAGTATACCACCAGTTCCCCCGCCCCTTCGTCCCCCGAGGCTTCGTTACAACCGGCTAGGGCCAGTACTACAATCAGCAGTCCCAAAAGAACTGTTATTTTTCTGTTCTTAAATAAGTTCATTGTTCCACTCCTTCTCCTGTTTTTATGATTTCAATGATCTAGGGTCTGTTCTCAGAGCAAACCGAATCACTGTACTTGATATTATAGCTTAGTTGATAATCGTTTGCAAGTAGTGTTTTTTTTCACGAAGTCTTCCCTGCTTTCTCAGGATTTTTCCGAAAAAAAAAGACTCTTTCGAGTCTTTTTATCCTTCCTGTGCCGGATCTTTTATCCGGGGAGGGGCGCTCTCCGCTTCCTTTGCAGAGATTCCCCGCTTTTGAAGCCTTCGGTTGATCAGCCGTTCCAAAAACATGACGATTACCGCAAACACCGGCACCCCCAGGAACATGCCCAGGATTCCGAAGATCCTCCCCCCCACATAGATGGATAGGATGATCCAAATCGGGCGGATACCCACGCTGTCTCCTAAAATTTTCGGTCCCAGGACCAATCCGTCAAACTGTTGCAGGGCAATAATAAAGAGTCCCACCCAAAGGGCTTCCTGAAAGGAAGAGAACATGGTTACAATAACCACCGGAATCCCCCCTAAGTAAGGCCCGAAATAGGGAATCATATTGGTGACCCCGATAATGATACTGAAAAGCAGTCGATAGGGAATGCCTAAAATACTGAGACCAATGAAAGCGATCACGCCGATAATAAAAGAATCGATGGAACGTCCCACGATGTAACGGCCGAAAAGATCATCAGCGTCCCGGCCGAAATCATTGATTCTAAACACCATTTCCCTGGAAAAAAAGGTATAAAGGATTTTATTGATATTTTTCTTAATAATATTTTTATCGTAGAGCAGATAAAATGCCATAATCATACCGATTAAAAAGTTTAAAACCCCGGAAGTAATATTGGTGATCTGGAAAAAAATCATATCAATGATTTCATCCAGGGACTCCCGTATATATTGAAAGCCGTTTTCCAGCCATCCTTCGATCTCCTCGATAATTTGGAACTCCTGGAAAAAAGCATCCAGGTTTTGGGCTCTTAGGGTAAGCTCTATATTTTCCACAAAGACGATGGTGTTGTCCATGTATTTAGGGAAATTTCGCATAATATCGGATATGCTGGCAATCACCCGGGGGGTCACCACAATAAAGATCATCACAAAGAAAAGGATCACGATTAAAAACATACTGGCGATGCTTAGCATCCGTTTAATTCGAATATTATCCTTCAAAAACTTCACCCGGCCGTACACACTTTCCTCAAACCTTCGAACCCCGGGATTAAGAATGTAGGCGGCAAAAATGCCAATGATAAAAGGGCTTAGAATCCTTCGGATCCATTTCCAGATCAGCCTTAATTGATCGGAAAAATAGCCCATATTATCCAACACTTGATATACTATAATAGCCATGGTAATTACTAAAAAAGCATGCAGGGCATACTTTACCAATCTTCGATCCAACTGAATTTTCATTAACTCCCCCCTCTCCGAACTTTCCATATTTCTATTATAACCCACTCCTGCTTATGCTTCTACCTTTTTAGGGGACTTGTTTTTTATCCTTACTTTTTCCGAACTAAATAATTCGGTAGGGAAAAACCCTCCACGAGACTTCCGATGATGTTTTCTCTCCCCGCCCGATGATAAATCCCTTGAAAAGAACCATTGTAGACATAAACCCCCGTAATGTAGTTGCACTCCTGAAAGGTCACCTGATCCTTTGAAAAAATCGCCATTTCCCGGGAGGGAACGTTGCAAAATTCTTGAATTAAGTATTCTTCATCCACTTCTTCTTCAGCGAATTGCCGCCACTGTTCACTGAGGTAATCCCTTCCCACGGACACCCCGTGACAGGCAAATTTATCCGAGGGTTTTAGGACGTAGCGGTCTTTGTTTTTAAGAATCATCTCCAGGAGTCTCGGCTCCTTGGAACTGAAGGGAACCGTGAAGGGAATATGCCTTTGGATAAACTCCCGTTCTTCCGGATTTAAAAAGCCCGTGGCCTCTTCATCATGGAGAACGGAAAAAATGATTTTATTATGAATGATTTGGGAACGGAAGGAGCCTACAATACAAACCTTCCCTTGAAGATAGGCCCTAACATAGTCCTGTACTTCCTTTCGGTGTTTTTCCACTTCCCAGGTTACCGTACGGCGGTAGATGCAGTCAATTCGAAAATCCCCGTGGTATAAATGCTCTCCCCGCAACTCTAAATCTCTAGGATCCGCGATAATGGTGGAATATCCTCTTTTTTGAAAAGCCTTTTGAAATTCAACAAATTCACTGGGAGGCTTATCCTTTATAAAATCTACAATGGCCACTTGCGGAGTCTTCCGGGTCCCTGCAAACTGATGATAATTATCCCTCAATGCATCGATCCATGAATCGAAGAGCTCAAAGGTATGAAAATCGTATTCCTCTTTGTATCGGTCCAAGGCCAGGGAATCATAAATAATCCGGTCCAACTCTCGGGCCTCTACCATTCCTGAAGAGCCGTCGGCATTAAGCTCACAGAACTGAAAAGATCCGTCCTGGTGGTAAAAAATATCGAAGCGGGCCATGGGAAAGGGATGGTGATATCCGGGATCTTTAAGAATCAGTTCCTCTAAATATGGAGAAAAGCCAAAATGCTTTCGAAAATCGGGCTCTTCCATATAACGGCGAATTACCTTTTTTAAAATTTCTCCCAGGGTGTTTGTCAGTTCTTTAAATCGGCGAATATCCTGATCCGAGAAAAAGTAGGGCTGGTATAAAAACTTCACCGGCTCCCCTTTATAAATTGCCGGCGAATGGTTTACCCGATCCTGAACCTTCACATATTCCCGGATATACCTCTCCGGCTCTTTTTGAACATCTTCTTTGAATCGTTGAAACAGTTCATGCTGACTCATGTTTTTTCCTCCTCTAAGGCTCTTTAATTACTCGCAGTGGTAACAACCCTTCCATTCCTAGTTCTTTATATCCGGCTTTGATCCGCTGCCCGTAAGTTTCTTTGTTCATAATCAATTTCTTTAGCGGGGTAATCATGGATCGTTCTTCCTTCTCCAGGGCCGCCTCCCCCATTTGGATCAGTTCTTCCCCAAAGCTCCCAAGGTCTTTGCCGCCGAAAGGAACCTGATAACCCTGAGTTACCACCCCTTCTTTCAGCCCTTGAATGTCTTCATCCCCATAGGCCAAAGACTTCTGATAGAGTTTCTCCAAGTTCCCTTGGTGATAGAACAGTCCTTTGATCATAGCCAAGTAAGCCATACTCAAATCCGCCGGCATGGAATCCGCCATCCGTATTTCAATGTAATTTTTTCCCCGCACATCAGGAAATACCATGGTATAAAGGTGTTCCAGCTCTTCTTTGGAAAGTCCCTCCGCCTCTTGATAAACTTCCCATAGGGATTTTTCCCCCACGGGCTTTAACCCCTGCTGGTCCAAAACACAAATAGGCTCACTATGTAGTAAGTATTCGGCATAATCCCTGTAATTAAAGCGTTTATCCAAGGAACCCGTGATGATTCCGCTGCGACGGGGATCGGTGTTTTCCCATATCAGGGTGCGAAGGCTGAAATTTTTATAAATTTCCCCTTCAAATATCGGGGCATTATCCGTGATTAAATAAAAAAGCGGGGTTAAAAAATTGGCCACCCGGAACTTCTTAATGAAATCCTCTTCCGATACATAATCAATGGCCACCTGTATCGAGGCGGTACCCTTCATCATATTCAGTGCGTACTTTCCTTTTTTATGGAGGTACTCGGACATGTACTCGTACCGTTTCTTGGGATTAAAGGGAATATCCTTAATCAGGCTTTGGGGGTGGTAGCCCACTCCTAAAAGATACTGGTTATGCTCGGTTACAATGGGGAGTACATCTCCTAGAAATTGATCATATACTTCTTCAATATGGGCAAGATGAATACAGGGACGGGTGGAAAACTCCAGCTGACCCCCGGGCTCTAGGGTGATCTCCATTTCCCCTTTCGACAACCCTACGAGATAACCTTCCTCGTACTTCCCTTGGTACCCTTTCTTTTCCAGCTTTTTAAGCAGGGTTTCGATTCCTAAGGTTTCGTAATAAGTAACGGACTGAAAATTATTTCGATGTACCACCAGGTGTTCGATTTCAATTCCCAGTTTTACATCCTCCGGAGACTTTTCTCCGTTTTTTAATATGCTGATCAATTGTTCTTTGATGGATTCCTTCTTCAATAGTTACACCTCAACTTCTATAATTTCCCAAGTTCTATTGTTTATTTTATACTGTTACTGTTACCCATTCTATTGTACCTTACACCGTGGATTCTGACTAGAAATATTTTTGCACCCTAAATACTTTTTCTTTTTTCCTAAATACATGCTTCCCGTGACCTATTCATCCTTTTTAAATTTTTTTTGATTTTCGCAAAAGGTTTTGTCTATTCTTGTCGAATATAAAATAAGCCCTGAAATCCTAAGGGAAATACATAAAGGAGGCATTACATGAAATTATCCATACGAATGAAAGTCATTATTACCTTGATTGTCTTTATTTCTTTGCCCGCTTTAATCACCGGTTATGTGAATTATCAAAATTCCCAGGACCTATTGGAAGGGGAGTTTAAAAGCTCTACGGAGGACACCATTGAAGACGTAAGAAATGCTTTTCACTTTTTCTTAAACGCTCAGGAAGAGCTGGTAAAAACCTTAAGCCAGGATTACCATCTTCAACGGGTTCTCACGGATCCCGAGGCGAATCCTGATCTGATCCCTGCTACACCGGCTCCCGCTGAAGAGGAGACCGACAACGGAGAGGAGCTTGACAACGAAGAAGAAACAGAAGAAGCCCCGGCAGAAGAACAGGACACCGCCCCGGAGAGCAACCAGTACCTTTCCCGGGTGATGGACTCCCTGGACAATATTGTGGAAAATCATCAAGATGTTTTCCATGCCTATATCGGTACGGACCTGGGAGATATGTATGTCTCTCCGGATATCGATCTTCCCGAGGGTTTTGATCCCAGGGAGCGCCCATGGTACACCGAGGCGGAAGCCAGCGATAGCCTTACCTGGACCGACCCCTACGAAGATGCAGGGACCGGGGATCTTGTGGTTTCCCTGGCAAGACCGGTAAATAACCCGGAGAACAATAACTTTGTGGGCGTTAGTGCCATCGATTTAAATCTGAGTGCTTTACAGACCCTTTTAGGGGATGTGGAGCTTGGGGACAGCGGCTATTTGATCCTTACCAATGCCGCGGGAGAAATCATCGCCCATGAAGATGAATCCCTGGTTTCCTTAGACGTCTCCGAGACCATTCCCAATTTCACCGATACCTTAGTGAACAACCCCTCGGGGGATTATGACTTTAGCCGGGAAGAAGAGGAATTTTTCGCGGTTTTCGATACCATTCCCGGCACGGAGTGGAAACTCATCGGGATTATGAATTACAGCGAAATCGATGAACAGACCCAGGTGATTTTAACCGGGACTTTGATGAGCACCGGGATCACCTTATTGATTGCCCTATTGGCGGGAATACTGATTTCTATAAGTATTACCAAGCCTTTAAAGGTTTTAGTTTCCGACATGTCCAAAGTGGGAGAGGGAGACTTTACTACCCGGTCCTCCATAGCCACCCATGGGGAGGTCGGGGAAGTTGCCAAAACCCTGAATCAGGTAACCCGGTCTCTTTGCGGATTAGTCAGAAACATCCAAAAAGCATCGAAAAACGTTCTGGACTACTCGGATAATTTGAATCACAGCATTGAATCCACCAGCAGTTCCTCCCAAGAGGTTAGCCGGGCTGTGGAAGAAATAGCAAACGGCGCTACGGAACAGGCCAGCGAAGCGGAAAAGGGCTCGACCATGACCGCAAACCTTTCCGGAAAATTCCAGGAGCTTAAAGCCAGCTCCGGAGAAATGCTGAACGCTTCCCAATCCGTTCTTTCTGCCAACGACCAGGGAGTGGCAACTTTGGAAAATCTTAATTCCAAGGCCGATGAGAACAAGGGGGCCATCGATAATATTGAAAATGCCGTGGTGCAGTTAAATGAGAAAACCACCTCCATCGGCACAATTCTTGACAGCATCAGCGCCATCTCGGAACAGACCAACCTCCTGGCCTTAAATGCGGCGATTGAAGCAGCGCGAGCCGGCGAAGCGGGCAGAGGCTTTGCGGTTGTGGCGGAGGAAATTCGTAAGCTGGCGGAACAGACTTCAAAGTCTACGGACCAGATCAGCGGTATCATATCCGACATCACGGAAGAAAGTAATCAAACCGTTAGTATCATGAAGGATGTAAAATCTGCAAACCTTCAGCAATCCGAAGCTATCGGCGGGGTAAACACCTCCTTTGAAGATATTTCCGAAGCCACCAAAACCATCACCACAAAAATACAGGAAATCAACGGAGCCATCGATGCCATGACGGAAGACAGCAATGAAATTGTGTCTGTGATTTCCAACATCTCTGCCGTATCCCAACAAACCGCGGCCTCTTCGGAAGAGGTAACGGCATCCATGGAACAAACCGCCTCCACCTTAACGGAAATCGAAAAGACTTCCGGGCATTTAATATCCTTAGCCCATGAACTCAATGAAGAAATCGAACAATTCAAAGTGGATGAAGAAAACACTGCCTCATCTTTCTCGGAAGATGGCGCAGACACGGATTCCTTTACCGAATCCGAAACTTAGGCATCTATTTGATATACAAGAAAAACACAAAAAAAGCATTTGCTCTTCGGAGCAAGTGTTTTTTTATGTTTTTGTGGATAACTTTCTCTGAACTTGTATCTTTTTTCGAATCTTATCCCCAGTATACACAAGATGTTGTGTATAAACAAAAACCCTTTCTCGATGAAAGTTGTTCTTTATAATTTCAGAAGAAAATGCTATAATATATTTAGCCTTACGAATTATTTTTTTATTCTTATACATAACCAGAATTTTAGGAGCGATGTCCCATGAATTTTGCAGAAAAAAAAGAAATGATTTTATCAGGGAAAATCCATAAAATCATTATAGCCCTGGCGGCGCCCATCATGTTTAACAACTTTATCCAAACCCTGTACAACCTCTCGGATACTTATTGGGTCAGTCAATTAGGCTCCGATGAAGTGGCCGCCATGACCTTGGTATTTCCCGTAATCTTTTTGATTCTTTCCATTGCCATGGGCATGAATATGGCGGGAACCTCCTTAATCTCCCAGTATATCGGCTCTAATCAAGAGGATCGGGCAGAAAAGGTGGCCTCACAGCTTTTTTCCTTTTTATTGGTTCTATCCACAATCCTCGGGTTAGGGGGGTATTTTCTAACCCCAACCATTGTAAGCCTAATGGGCGGTCAAGGGAATGTCCTCCTCTACGGATCCCAATACCTTAGCATCATGTTTTTGGAGATGCCCATTATTTTTATGTTTATTGTCTACAATGCCATTATGCAGGGCCAGGGAAATACCTTTACCCCCATGATTCTGAACGTGGCCGGCTCACTATTAAATGTGGTTTTATCCCCGGTGTTCATCTTCGGCCTGGGACCGCTGCCCTTCATGGGTATCCAAGGGGCGGCCATTGCCACACTGATTTCCCGTTCCATCTTTGTGGGCTATGGAATCTATACCCTGTTCATCCGAAAAGACGGCATCAATATTCGAAAAAAATACATCCTTCCCGATTTCAAGGTTCTAAAAAAAATCATCAAAGTAGGCCTTCCTGCTTCCATCGGTCAGTCCGCCGCCGCCTTCGGTTTTATTATTTTAAATATGTTTGTCCTAAGCTACGGCGACTCCGCCCTGGCAGCCTTTGGCATTGGAAACCGCATTAACAGCGTGGTCATGATGCCCGCCATGGGCATCGGAAATGCCATCGCACCGATTATCGGTCAAAACTTGGGCGCCGACCAGATCCCCCGGGCCCGGTCTACCTTTAAAACCAGCATTGCCATGTCCACGACCTTTATGGCCGTGGGGGGGCTCATCGCCTTTACCTTTTCCGAGTCCATCATCAAAATTTTCGCTAGCGGGGATCCCCAGGTCATCGCCCTGGGTACGGATTATCTGCGTTTAATTTCCCTTTCCATACCCTTAATGGGCATATTTCAGATACTCAACGGAACTTTTCAAGGATCCGGTCATACCATGTATTCCATGTTTATTAACATGTTCCGATTGTGGGGACTTCGGATTCCCATGATCTATATCTTAGGCCGGGTTACCGACCTTGGGGCCGATGCAATTTGGTACTCGATGGTAACGAGTAATTTTCTGATCTGTGTCATCGGTATGGGTATTTATCTCAAAGGAAACTGGGAGGAAAAAATCATTGATGAAGAGGATTTAGATGAATTGAAAACAGATGCCTCTAAAAAAGCTTTAGCCTCATAAGTAAGACAGGGGGAAAGGAACAGGGTTTCTCGGATATAATAATCCGAAGCTGTTTTATTTTCCCCCGGCCTGTGTTATAATCACTTTACAATTAAATTACTTCGCTAGGGGTGCCGTTGGCTGAGAGGATCTTCTCCAACCCTTTAAACCTGTAGGTTAGTACCTGCGCAGGGAAGCTCAATCTTGAGTGAGTGCTTCGATTCACTCTTTTTTGCATCCTAGGGAAAAATTTATTTAATAATTTGGAAAGGATGTGTTTTTTTATGTTCAAAAACTTTGATATTCAATTGGATCAACTCTCCTTAGAAGTTTGGGTCATACTCGGGGTTATGATTTTGCTTCCCGTAATGCTTTTACTCTTCCATCGCAGTCGGGAAAGTCAGGGCGGCCGGCTGTTACAAACAAAAGTGTTGGTCTATGGCAGTCTTTGTGTGGCCTTATCTTTTTTACTGTCTTATATTCGGCTGTTTCGAATGCCCCAGGGAGGCAGTGTGACCCTGGCGGGTATGCTTCCCATCATTATTTTTGCCGTAGCCTTCGGTCCCCTTCCCGGTATTTTAGCCGGCTTTGCCCTGGGACTTTTGAATCTGATACAAGACCCTTATATTGTTCATTGGATGCAGATTTTCCTGGACTACCCTCTGGCCTATGGCGCCCTGGGACTGGCAGGGATCTATCGGAAGCATCTAAGCATCAGTGCCCTCATCGCCGGCATCGGACGGCTGTCCATGAGTTTTTTATCGGGGATCATCTTCTTTCGGGAGTTCACCCCCGAGGGCTGGAACGATGTTATTTATTCCATTGTCTATAACGGATCCTTCATCGGGGCGGAAATTTTCATCATTATTCTACTCCTTCAGGTTCCCCAGGTACAATCGGTATTAAAGCAAATGCGAAGGGGTACACTGTTGACCAACTAAACCCTTTTCTTTTCATATATTCCCTGTTATCTTTTCTAATTTTTGGTTATATATATTCTAAGGCTTCATTTTCTTGAAGCACAAAAAATTTGATTAACAGGAGGTTATATTTTATGGAAGGTTTTGGAACTTTTTTTCAAACAGGTGATTGGAAAGGTGAAAAGCACGTACCGGTGATTCATGCTCCGGAAAAGGTTACTGCAGGAGAGGTATTTGAACTTAAAATGTCCATCGGTGATGCGGTGGGACATCCGAACACCTTTGAACATTACATTTCCTGGTTTAAGCTGATGTACCATCCCGAAGGGGCAAAGTTCCCTATCGAATTGGCAAGCTTTGATTTTGCCGCCCACGGGGAAAGTGATATTTTCACGGAACCTACGGGACTTACTTCAGTAAAGCTTCAAAAATCCGGAACGATTTATGCCCTTAGCTACTGTAATATCCATGGCTTATGGATGAACAGCCAAAAAATCGAAGTGGTCTAGTCGCTTTTCATTCTGGTCCATGGACCTTCGGGAAGGCTAAAAAGGAGATGCGCCGCATCTCCTTTTTTTTATTGATTTTTTTATTCGATTCATCGGTTCCTCCCTCTAGAGTATCGGGGAAAACAAACGGGCCGCCGACTCTTTTAGCCGATTTTTCACAGAACGTTTCTCATACTCCTCTAAATGAATTCTTTTGCTTTCCCGTAAATCTTCAAAGAAATCTCCTTTTACCCTTTTGGTAATCTTTTCATCATAGATGAAAACATTCACTTCAAAGTTCAACTCCAGGCTACGTATATCGAAATTTGCCGTGCCGATGGAGGTTACCTGATCATCACTCATAATGATCTTGCTGTGGACAAAGCCTTTTTGGTATTGATAGATTTTTACCCCGGCATCAAGAAGTTCTTTAAAATGGGATTGGGAGGCCCAAAACACCGTTCGGTGGTCCGCCACCGAGGGCAGGAGTATTCGAACGTCCACCCCCCGGAGGCCGGCAACTTTTAGAGCCGTTAAAATGCCTTCATCGGGAACTAAATAAGGGGTGGTGATATACACACTTTTCCGGGCAGCGGTGATGGCTGTAAAATAGGCCTGTTGAATGGTGTGCCAATACATATCCGGACCACTGGAGAGAATTTGCACCCCTTTTTCTCCTTGATAGCCCTGTCTCGGGAAGTATCGAGGGGCATCCAACTCTTCATGGCTTACAAAATACCAGTCCTTAAGGAAGATGGTTTGCAGGACGTAGTTGGCTTCCCCGAGGATCTTCACATGAGTATCCCGCCAAAAACCCAGCCGTTTATCCCGACCCAGGTATTCATCTCCTATATTAATACCTCCGGTAAACCCCACCGTTCCGTCCACCAGCAAGATTTTCCTGTGATTCCGATAATTCAAGCGACTTCCAAAAAAGGGTAGAGTGACGGGTAAGAACGCCTCTACCTGTACCCCGGCCTTTCTAAGGGGTTTTAAATAATCCTCTTTCAGTTTCCAGGAACCCACCCCGTCATAAATCAGTCGAACCTGAATCCCCTCCTCTGCTTTTTTTATTAAAGCCCGCTGGAATTTTCGACCGATTTCACTGTCCTTGATAATAAAATATTCCATGTGGATATGGTCTTGGGCCCCTTCGATGGCCTTTAACATTTCCGTAAAGGTTTGAGCCCCGTTTTTTAGGATTTTCACCTCATTATTAAAGGTAATGGGGGCGTCTCCGTTTCGAAGAATCAGGGGCACCATTTTTGCCCGGACATCCTTGAAATTTTTCTTAAAAAACTTTCCAAACTGGGTGAAGGTAATTTGAGTATCCAGCAATCTTTTCAACACCCGGTAATCCTGTTTTCTCTTTTTGCTAAAAGTCTTTTTCTTACGATGATTTTGTCCAATGTAGAGATATAAGAAAATGCCCACCAGGGGTAAGAAAATCAACACCAAAATCCATGCCATGGTGCGAGTGGGGTTTCGGTTTTCCAATATAATAAAGATGCTGAGAATTAATACTATTATTGCATAAATCCCGATAATTACGCTTAGGTACAGCATAGAAGCCCTCCTTCTAAGGATCCGTCCTCTGTAGTGATAGTTTTTCCTCGGATGTCAGGATTATTTTAATCAGCTCCTCTAAAATGATATCCTTATTAAAACGAAGAAGCAAGGCGCTGCTTTGAAACAGGGTGTCCCTGCTTTTTTTCATGGGCCGGCGCTTACTATTGATCTCTTCCATAAACTCTTCCAAACCGTATATTTTAAAAAGCTCAACCTTCTCATGGGCTGCAATTTCCTCTAAAAGCTTTAGCACCAGTTCTCCATAGGATACCTCTTTTCGACAGCCTAATAGTTGCACAAGCTTTGGCACCAGCTCTTCCAATGCTAAGCGATTTTTCGGAAGGGTCGTGGAGAGGCCTAATAAGCCGCTGATTTTTCCCAGGGTTTCCTCTTTCAGCCCCTGTAAAAAAGCCACTCCTTCCCGGTCCGTGATCCCTGCTTTTAAATAATAATTTTCCCCGTATAAATCCTGAAATACCTTTAGGGTATCATAGTAACCGAGATTTATATTAAACTCCGCTTTTTCCTTTGAGAAATCCAAAATATTACCCAGGTCGTGTTTCGGTTGAATGTAGATAACTTCCAGGTCCTCAAAATCAACTTTTTTAATTCTTCCTTTACTCATCAATCGCACCGCAACTATTTTTTTATAGCCTTTTTGATAGAGCATATTAATCGGCAGATTATTATAGAAGCCTCCGTCCAGGAAGGTTTTCCCATCGATCTTCTCCGGTTTGAAAACCGGCAAATAAGAGGAGGCCAATAAATAGTCCGCCATCTTCCCTTCCGGGACTTCCTCTTTGAAAAGCTCCAGGGGCTTTAAGTCCGTTAGGGATACGGTAACAAAGCCAAAATCTTTTTTAGATTTTCGAATCACGTCCTCCTTGGTGCCTTCTCGAATCATCTTCACCAGGGGACCGATGTCCAGCCCCGCATCCTTGACAAACCGTTGGGCCTGTTCCAGGACATACTGAATTTGATCCGGCTTAATGCCCGTTTCCATAACCATTTTGTAAAGCTTGGAATCAATATTCAGGATTTTTTCCGGTGCAATTTCCTCCCATATTTCCCGGGCTTTTTCATAATCTTCTTGAATCATTAATGCTCCGTTTAATGCCCCTATGGAGGTTCCCGTGATCCCGTCAAACTCCATGCCCAGCTCTCGGAAAGCTTTCCAGGCACCGAATTGATAGGCGCCCTTTGCGCCCCCACCCTCCAGCGAAAGTCCGATCATATTTTTCCCTTCTTTCTTCTATATTTTCTATTATCCTGTATTGTAGTCTATACCCATTAACCCCAAAATCCCAACAAAAAAACCTTTCGCCACTTAACGGGAAAGGTTTTTCTGAATAATCTGTTTTAACCCCAACAACAGGTTCAAATTGCTTCCTAAACTTAAACCGTCGACGGTCAACGCTCTTTGCTTACTGCAGCCATCCACACCGCCGAGGTCTGTCAGGGCTTTTAATAGATAAACTTCCTCTTTTCCCTCCTGTAATAAGTCCATATCGCTAAGAAGGGAAAGTCCTGCCACAAGACCATAAGCTCCCCAGTTGGAGACCCCGGCCACAAT
The sequence above is drawn from the Isachenkonia alkalipeptolytica genome and encodes:
- a CDS encoding extracellular solute-binding protein, which codes for MNLFKNRKITVLLGLLIVVLALAGCNEASGDEGAGELVVYSARNENFVNALLEKFEEDTGIEVQALHGGETIVNRVKEESGNVQGDVFISNDVGALEHLRMEGLLESIEREEFTGIDEQYRGEDNSWIALSARTRVLMYNKDLITEEEMPKNIWELTDSQYEEAFAITRGGNGGMIGHVSALRNEWGDERTMEWIEGVSDNAGGILQGHGDIRRAVGAGEFKFGLVNNYYFHQQLAEPSNNNVDAIYPDQEEGEMGAVVNAAGFGRIKDGPNDESLQAFVDWILEPENQQMFSNASLEVPINPDIEVVDGAKAISEYKVQGMSLRELGHVWEDTRRLIEESGLDLEIR
- a CDS encoding AI-2E family transporter; the encoded protein is MKIQLDRRLVKYALHAFLVITMAIIVYQVLDNMGYFSDQLRLIWKWIRRILSPFIIGIFAAYILNPGVRRFEESVYGRVKFLKDNIRIKRMLSIASMFLIVILFFVMIFIVVTPRVIASISDIMRNFPKYMDNTIVFVENIELTLRAQNLDAFFQEFQIIEEIEGWLENGFQYIRESLDEIIDMIFFQITNITSGVLNFLIGMIMAFYLLYDKNIIKKNINKILYTFFSREMVFRINDFGRDADDLFGRYIVGRSIDSFIIGVIAFIGLSILGIPYRLLFSIIIGVTNMIPYFGPYLGGIPVVIVTMFSSFQEALWVGLFIIALQQFDGLVLGPKILGDSVGIRPIWIILSIYVGGRIFGILGMFLGVPVFAVIVMFLERLINRRLQKRGISAKEAESAPPRIKDPAQEG
- a CDS encoding glutathionylspermidine synthase family protein gives rise to the protein MSQHELFQRFKEDVQKEPERYIREYVKVQDRVNHSPAIYKGEPVKFLYQPYFFSDQDIRRFKELTNTLGEILKKVIRRYMEEPDFRKHFGFSPYLEELILKDPGYHHPFPMARFDIFYHQDGSFQFCELNADGSSGMVEARELDRIIYDSLALDRYKEEYDFHTFELFDSWIDALRDNYHQFAGTRKTPQVAIVDFIKDKPPSEFVEFQKAFQKRGYSTIIADPRDLELRGEHLYHGDFRIDCIYRRTVTWEVEKHRKEVQDYVRAYLQGKVCIVGSFRSQIIHNKIIFSVLHDEEATGFLNPEEREFIQRHIPFTVPFSSKEPRLLEMILKNKDRYVLKPSDKFACHGVSVGRDYLSEQWRQFAEEEVDEEYLIQEFCNVPSREMAIFSKDQVTFQECNYITGVYVYNGSFQGIYHRAGRENIIGSLVEGFSLPNYLVRKK
- a CDS encoding glutamate-cysteine ligase family protein; the protein is MKKESIKEQLISILKNGEKSPEDVKLGIEIEHLVVHRNNFQSVTYYETLGIETLLKKLEKKGYQGKYEEGYLVGLSKGEMEITLEPGGQLEFSTRPCIHLAHIEEVYDQFLGDVLPIVTEHNQYLLGVGYHPQSLIKDIPFNPKKRYEYMSEYLHKKGKYALNMMKGTASIQVAIDYVSEEDFIKKFRVANFLTPLFYLITDNAPIFEGEIYKNFSLRTLIWENTDPRRSGIITGSLDKRFNYRDYAEYLLHSEPICVLDQQGLKPVGEKSLWEVYQEAEGLSKEELEHLYTMVFPDVRGKNYIEIRMADSMPADLSMAYLAMIKGLFYHQGNLEKLYQKSLAYGDEDIQGLKEGVVTQGYQVPFGGKDLGSFGEELIQMGEAALEKEERSMITPLKKLIMNKETYGQRIKAGYKELGMEGLLPLRVIKEP